AGCTTTGCCATGTAGACGGTGATCGCCCTCTCCAGCTGGTCGACCACCTTCTCCTGCTCGAAGGCCCTCTCCAGGCGCTTCTGGTCCTTCTCGAAGAACCCCTGCATGGCGTCCTCCAGGGTTTCCGCGGCGAGGTCGGCCATTCGGATGATCTCCCTGGTGGCAAGAGACAGGGCCACCGCCGGGGACTCCAGCATCCGCTCGTCCAGGTAGATCGGCCCCCTCCTCAGCTCCCTGTCCTCCCCTGGGAGCAGCCATGTGATGAAGCGGGCGAAGTGGTTGATGAGGGGGAGCATGATCATGGTGTTCAGGGTGTTGAAGGAGGTGTGGGCGTTGGCGATGAGGCGCGCCGGTACGTCCGGGGAGATGAGGGTGACGAATGCCTTGAACCAGGGGAGAAAGGTGAGGAAGATCACCGTTCCGATGACGTTGAAGAGGACGTGGGCGAGGGCGGACCGCCTGGCGTTGAGGCTGGTGCCGATGCTCGCCAGCACCGCGGTGATGCAGGTGCCGATGTTGTCCCCGAAGAGCACCGGGATGGCAACATCAAAGGGGACGAGCCCCTGGTTTGCCATCGCGATCAGCATCCCGATCGTGGCGCTGCTGCTCTGAATGATCACGGTCATCGCCATTCCGGCGAGCACTCCTAAGAGCGGGTAGCGGCCGAAGCTCGTGATGAGGCTTGCGAAGGCCCGGCTTTCTTTTAAGGGGGTTACTGCCGCCTGCATGACCTCCAGGCCCAAAAAGAGGATGCCGAACCCGAGCACCACCTGGCCGGCGTAGCGCCAGAGGCGCTTTTTTGAGAAGAAGTAGAGGGCGAAGCCGAGGGCGATGATGAGAAAAAGGTAGTCGCTCAGCTTGAAGGCGATCAGCTGGGCGGTGATGGTGGTCCCGATGTTCGCCCCCATGATGATGCTGATCGCCTGCTTGAGGCTCATCAGCCCGGCGTTCACGAAGCCGACGACCATGACGGTGGTGGCGCTGCTGCTCTGGATGACGCCGGTTACCAGCGCCCCCGTGAGCACCCCCATTACCGGAAGCTTCGTGAGGGTCTCAAGGATCTTCCGCATCCTGTCCCCTGCGGCCCTCTGGAGCCCCTCCCCCATGAGGCCCATTCCGAAGATGAAAAGCCCCAGCCCGCCGAGGATCCCGGTGATCAGCCTGAACGTGTCCACGCGGTCGAAATCTCCCTTTGCTGCCAGGCGCAACCTGGAAAACAGGCTGTTGGCGGTAGAAATGTCACTGAGAATGTTCTACTTCGACCTCGAAGGCCGTTTTTCCTGTTGCTCCTGACGCTTTCAGGGTCGAGGTTGGATCTTCAAGAGCCCGCCTGTGTTGCCTCTGTCCCTCGGGGCCCTGAGCTGCGGCACAGAAGAGGAAGCGCTCGCCCTGGCCGAAAAGAAGTTTAAAGAACTAAGCAGCTGGCTTGAAAAACGCCCAGTTGGGAAAAGAGGCAGAGGTAGTGAGAGGTAAAGATAAAATCAAAGAAATGTTTTTCAGAATATATGGTATAATGTGCTTGGAAGGCGGAGTTTTTGTGGTTGGTTCTCTTGCACCGGAAGGAGAAGTTAGAAAAAGACACTGAGAAGGATGTGGTCTTTGTGGAGGGAGAAGTCATCGGGGTCTTTACTCCCGAGCTCTACCGGACGGTTATTGCCATCGTCGACATGCGGATGGCCGAAATTAAGGTGACAAGGCAGGATTTCGAAGAGCTCAAAGGCGCGGTCAGGGAGCTGGCGGAGGCTCTAAAAGAGGCCCAGAAGGAGACGCGCCAGGAGGTGGCCCGCCT
Above is a window of Bacillota bacterium DNA encoding:
- a CDS encoding Na/Pi cotransporter family protein codes for the protein MGLMGEGLQRAAGDRMRKILETLTKLPVMGVLTGALVTGVIQSSSATTVMVVGFVNAGLMSLKQAISIIMGANIGTTITAQLIAFKLSDYLFLIIALGFALYFFSKKRLWRYAGQVVLGFGILFLGLEVMQAAVTPLKESRAFASLITSFGRYPLLGVLAGMAMTVIIQSSSATIGMLIAMANQGLVPFDVAIPVLFGDNIGTCITAVLASIGTSLNARRSALAHVLFNVIGTVIFLTFLPWFKAFVTLISPDVPARLIANAHTSFNTLNTMIMLPLINHFARFITWLLPGEDRELRRGPIYLDERMLESPAVALSLATREIIRMADLAAETLEDAMQGFFEKDQKRLERAFEQEKVVDQLERAITVYMAKLAQRNLTPEQSKRHTGLLHAVNDIERVGDHSENIAELALVRIDENLPFSEYAIGELQEMYDLVSGTFRRAVEALRRNNLEKARAVIASEPRIDAMEKELRKNHLVRLNKGICYPTSGVVFLDIISNLERVGDHANNIAQVVLDDF